A region of Daphnia carinata strain CSIRO-1 chromosome 10, CSIRO_AGI_Dcar_HiC_V3, whole genome shotgun sequence DNA encodes the following proteins:
- the LOC132088412 gene encoding titin-like has translation MTLNIFAPFTFFPLHLSIAHHLLASPVPLKPGKAWYDSDLKTYQKDRQDGGELQRRFEDPSRQTLTESAEFFTKKAVVETETEWQRQVKNKKNDDYYKSLKQLEENVVHKEVKFREASHQFAIPGEKIVKSSMAKGMAQSYETKLDHSTETDQMTTVISRQSVERQTATSRKTSEAHRSEVHIDSDRGGLPPDPFESSVHGREVHVAKQKQTQKETKGQLEITRKITATETTEVEHKGRTHERVVQGQVKPAVPPFFTKKIQPCRVFEHESARFEVEFEGDPNPTVTWFREDFPIKNSSEFQIHNLGSKSVLVIRQVFMEDSGIFAAVAENRGGAAKCSANLVVEERRASRGGLVPPSFLTTIQDTSVKAGQLIRFDAKITGTMPMDIYWLKNGRKISSDIRYKILDEDDVHTLIIIETLPEDSGVYECVAINSAGEGRCEAQCYVEMAQVVKSGGSSPEAKGSSKSSTSAPRFALAMKEQNVPEGQAAVFRCRVAGHPAPQVTWEKDGQQIKPSRYFIMSQEGSDTHVLRISEAFPEDEGSYRCVVTNPSGRAECSASLHVIAPDSGDVPPSLTNLEDVNVVEGSPVQFRTLVSGTPLPTIQWMREGQIIPPSSDFQMIQEGNHAVLLIKTTYPEDSGVYTCRATNPASQVESSAYLTVHSKP, from the exons ATGACACTCAACATCTTTGCCCCCTTCaccttttttcccctccacCTTTCCATCGCTCATCATCTGCTGGCGAGTCCGGTGCCCCTGAAACCAGGCAAGG CATGGTATGATAGCGACCTGAAAACTTACCAAAAAGATCGCCAAGATGGCGGCGAACTTCAGAGACGTTTCGAAGACCCATCTCGCCAAACGTTGACCGAGTCTGCCGAATTCTTCACCAAGAAGGCCGTCGTCGAAACGGAAACGGAATGGCAACGTCAGGtcaagaacaagaagaacgACGACTACTACAAGAGTCTCAAACAG CTGGAAGAGAACGTCGTGCACAAGGAAGTGAAATTCCGCGAAGCCTCGCACCAGTTCGCCATTCCCGGCGAGAAGATTGTCAAGAGTTCCATGGCCAAGGGCATGGCCCAGAGCTacgaaaccaaatt GGATCATTCGACGGAGACGGACCAGATGACGACGGTCATCAGCCGGCAATCGGTGGAGCGCCAAACGGCCACGAGTCGCAAGACGAGCGAAGCGCACCGTTCCGAAGTGCACATCGATTCGGACCGCGGAGGTTTGCCACCCGACCCGTTTGAATCGTCTGTTCACGGACGCGAGGTGCACGTTGCCAAGCAGAAACAAACTCAAAAGGAAACCAAAGGACAACTGGAAATTACCCGCAAGATCACGGCCACTGAAACGACGGAAGTGGAACACAAAGGTCGCACCCACGAGCGTGTCGTCCAGGGACAAGTG AAGCCGGCCGTCCCGCCTTTCTTCACTAAAAAGATCCAGCCTTGCCGCGTCTTCGAGCATGAAAGCGCCCGTTTCGAGGTGGAATTCGAAGGCGATCCCAATCCGACCGTCACTTGGTTCCGAGAGGATTTCCCCATCAAGAACTCGTCCGAGTTCCAGATCCACAATCTCGGCTCCAAGTCCGTCCTGGTCATCCGCCAGGTCTTTATGGAGGATTCGGGCATTTTCGCGGCCGTCGCCGAGAACCGTGGCGGAGCGGCCAAGTGCAGCGCCAACCTGGTGGTCGAAGAGCGACGGGCCAGCCGTGGAGGACTCGTACCGCCTTCTTTCCTCACCACCATCCAGGACACGAGCGTCAAGGCCGGCCAGCTGATCCGCTTCGACGCCAAAATTACCGGCACGATGCCCATGGACATTTACTGGTTGAAGAACGGACGGAAAATCTCGTCCGACATCCGCTACAAGATCCTGGACGAGGACGACGTCCACACGCTCATCATCATCGAGACGCTGCCGGAAGATTCGGGCGTCTACGAGTGCGTGGCCATCAATTCGGCCGGCGAGGGAAGATGCGAGGCCCAGTGCTACGTCGAAATGGCCCAAGTGGTCAAGTCCGGCGGATCATCGCCCGAGGCTAAAGGCTCTTCGAAATCATCGACGTCTGCCCCGCGTTTCGCTTTGGCCATGAAAGAGCAGAACGTGCCAGAGGGTCAAGCGGCCGTTTTCCGGTGTCGCGTCGCCGGCCACCCGGCCCCGCAAGTCACTTGGGAAAAGGACGGCCAGCAGATCAAGCCTTCGCGCTATTTCATCATGTCGCAGGAGGGCAGCGACACGCACGTCTTGCGCATCTCTGAAGCCTTCCCCGAAGACGAGGGATCGTACCGATGCGTCGTGACAAACCCATCCGGCCGTGCGGAATGCTCTGCCAGCCTCCACGTCATCG CTCCCGATTCTGGGGATGTTCCACCATCGTTGACTAACCTGGAAGATGTCAACGTCGTTGAAGGTAGCCCCGTGCAATTCCGCACTTTGGTTAGTGGCACTCCGCTACCGACCATCCAATGGATGCGCGAGGGTCAAATCATCCCACCTTCAAGCGACTTTCAG ATGATCCAGGAAGGCAATCACGCCGTTCTGTTGATCAAAACCACCTATCCGGAGGATTCGGGCGTCTACACGTGTCGCGCCACCAACCCGGCCAGTCAAGTGGAATCGTCTGCGTACCTGACCGTGCACAGTAagccctaa